One stretch of Schlesneria sp. DSM 10557 DNA includes these proteins:
- a CDS encoding PP2C family protein-serine/threonine phosphatase, whose translation MTGEFTSVPTPNSIRRLNQIMETMRELSLQTDPQAMVREYYERMRQVNPQIDRRLAMSRRELSYPDFLITRYSEWEDDIDPWKEPERLPLLSGGILAELIYGNEPRIINNLNVSPDDPAYEYLEGQHSLQAIPLLDQGLSLNMSLHMRRVPNGFSYENLPESVWLANLFGRATSTLVLAERLKEAYEEIDRELKAVARIQRSLLPIKLPQIPRMKLAASYQTARRAGGDYYDFFPLGDGLWGLLIADVSGHGTPAAVMMAVMHSIAHTFPGSTITPGAMLNYLNDRLCQHYVGNTGTFVTAFYAIFDPQTLRLTYSSAGHNPPRLRRGDSGKISSLIHAQHFPLGVMHSFRAVEAAIDLRPGDQLILYTDGIVEAAGPDQELYSLSRLDHEISNTSLDPEQTVQTLLNSVAEFSCGTPASDDRTLVVGTIV comes from the coding sequence ATGACGGGCGAATTTACCTCTGTACCGACACCGAACTCGATTCGACGTCTCAACCAGATCATGGAGACGATGCGCGAATTGAGTTTGCAGACTGATCCGCAGGCCATGGTACGCGAGTACTATGAGCGGATGAGGCAGGTCAATCCGCAAATTGATCGACGCCTGGCCATGAGTCGGCGTGAACTCTCCTATCCGGACTTCCTCATCACTCGATACAGCGAATGGGAAGATGATATCGATCCCTGGAAAGAGCCCGAGCGTTTGCCCTTACTTTCTGGTGGAATCCTCGCTGAACTGATCTACGGAAACGAACCGCGGATCATCAACAACCTGAACGTGTCTCCTGACGATCCTGCTTACGAATATCTCGAAGGACAGCACTCGCTGCAGGCCATCCCGCTGCTTGACCAGGGTTTGTCGCTGAACATGTCCCTGCATATGCGGCGGGTCCCAAACGGCTTCTCGTACGAGAACCTGCCCGAATCAGTTTGGCTGGCAAACTTGTTCGGACGCGCCACGAGTACTCTCGTCCTGGCCGAGCGACTGAAGGAAGCTTATGAAGAGATTGATCGCGAACTGAAAGCGGTGGCCCGGATTCAGCGGTCGCTGCTGCCGATCAAGCTCCCCCAGATCCCCCGGATGAAACTCGCGGCGTCGTACCAGACAGCGCGACGGGCCGGAGGTGACTACTACGATTTCTTTCCACTGGGGGACGGGCTTTGGGGGCTGCTGATCGCGGATGTCAGCGGCCATGGAACACCCGCGGCCGTGATGATGGCTGTAATGCACAGTATTGCGCATACGTTCCCCGGCTCGACAATTACCCCGGGGGCGATGTTGAACTACCTGAACGATCGCCTGTGTCAGCACTATGTCGGTAACACGGGCACATTTGTGACGGCATTTTACGCCATCTTCGATCCCCAGACACTGCGGTTAACCTACTCGTCAGCTGGTCACAATCCCCCGCGGCTGCGACGCGGTGACTCGGGCAAGATCAGCTCGCTCATTCACGCGCAGCATTTTCCGCTCGGCGTGATGCATTCTTTCCGTGCAGTGGAGGCGGCGATTGATCTCCGTCCTGGAGATCAGTTGATCCTGTACACGGATGGGATTGTGGAAGCCGCAGGACCCGACCAGGAACTTTACAGTCTGTCACGACTGGACCACGAGATTTCGAACACATCTCTGGATCCTGAGCAGACGGTTCAGACGCTGCTCAATTCGGTTGCTGAGTTCTCGTGTGGAACACCCGCCTCGGATGACCGGACGCTCGTCGTAGGCACGATTGTCTGA
- a CDS encoding WD40 repeat domain-containing protein, producing the protein MLVHRPRLNLSSPRHQRTGFFCLGALREVFVLASAVSIVTVCLWQSSAFMKVHLAADKQPNARKLLPVLALNVDRERGAVLAHVWGGQHDEISLDTGDVTQQTIFPEVIAYDASQRNSVVAHLSEWAEGGAIHHRVDIFRRGEILISEEFGTQSQTSATVNVSADGTYAIVMTLEGNAIGWELRDEEPKRHEFTLEPLNVENNLSPDGNRLFVSADQATPYFCDSRTGQSKVELQGLAGFCCCSEWTSDGRYLAVGNQHGDVIVFDTTTGKQVWHQRLDFMFARAVSFSLDGTQLACGGFDHKTRIWNLSEPEQPPKELKGQYGIVRGLVFGPNDQTLVSASFEGTIHEWSVATGQLLRQLR; encoded by the coding sequence GTGTTAGTCCATCGGCCCCGCCTGAATCTGAGTAGCCCCCGACATCAACGAACGGGGTTCTTCTGTTTGGGTGCCTTACGCGAGGTCTTCGTCCTTGCGTCCGCAGTCTCTATTGTCACCGTCTGTCTCTGGCAGTCCTCGGCATTTATGAAGGTACATCTTGCCGCCGACAAACAGCCGAACGCTCGAAAGCTGCTTCCCGTTCTGGCACTGAACGTCGACCGTGAACGCGGGGCTGTCCTGGCTCATGTCTGGGGAGGCCAACACGACGAAATTTCTCTCGATACCGGAGACGTCACGCAACAGACCATTTTTCCCGAAGTCATCGCCTATGACGCCTCCCAAAGGAACTCAGTCGTCGCACATCTTTCCGAATGGGCTGAAGGGGGTGCCATTCACCACCGGGTCGACATCTTTCGACGAGGAGAAATTCTCATCTCCGAAGAGTTCGGCACGCAGTCTCAAACTTCTGCCACCGTCAACGTCTCTGCGGACGGAACGTACGCGATCGTGATGACACTCGAAGGGAACGCCATTGGGTGGGAACTTCGAGATGAAGAACCCAAACGCCATGAGTTCACTCTCGAGCCATTGAACGTCGAGAACAACCTCTCTCCCGATGGAAACCGCCTGTTCGTCTCGGCAGACCAGGCGACCCCTTACTTCTGTGATTCCCGAACCGGGCAGTCGAAAGTGGAATTGCAGGGGTTGGCGGGATTCTGCTGCTGCTCAGAATGGACCAGTGACGGTCGCTATCTTGCCGTGGGAAATCAGCACGGCGACGTGATTGTGTTCGATACGACCACGGGTAAGCAGGTCTGGCATCAGCGACTCGATTTCATGTTCGCACGGGCAGTGTCGTTCTCGCTCGATGGAACTCAACTGGCTTGCGGGGGATTCGATCACAAAACTCGCATCTGGAATCTCTCCGAACCCGAACAGCCTCCCAAAGAATTGAAAGGTCAGTATGGAATCGTCAGAGGTCTGGTCTTTGGCCCTAACGATCAGACACTGGTCTCGGCCAGCTTCGAGGGGACCATTCACGAGTGGTCAGTCGCAACCGGTCAGTTACTTCGACAATTGAGGTAA
- a CDS encoding TrmH family RNA methyltransferase, with translation MRSRELVICGLNAVRSRFETASSTVKRLFFTLPIAPEIGDLCRWMAKERLVYRCVEPEELERISGSIHHGGVVVVVQPPEIRSPRLDEVRQWASSGLPLLILDRVSNVHNLGAIIRTAAFFGVTKLIIPDHPQAALPTEATYRVAEGGLDHVEVFCVDHLPGFLRAIRPYYFIVGAATRGGSPTKGRNQERPYAIVLGNEELGLDRDVMSACHELTTIPGSGFVESLNVSVTAAILLWELIRSPERPDTPRFPNGPISAR, from the coding sequence ATGCGTTCCCGCGAACTGGTCATCTGTGGCCTCAACGCCGTTCGCTCTCGTTTCGAAACAGCGTCCAGCACGGTGAAACGGCTTTTTTTCACTCTTCCCATCGCACCGGAGATCGGTGACCTTTGCAGATGGATGGCCAAAGAACGGCTTGTTTACCGCTGTGTTGAACCCGAAGAACTTGAACGCATTTCGGGGTCCATCCATCACGGCGGGGTTGTGGTAGTGGTGCAACCGCCCGAGATCCGCTCACCCCGCCTGGATGAAGTCCGTCAATGGGCCAGCAGTGGTCTTCCGCTGCTGATTCTTGACCGGGTGAGCAACGTGCACAATTTAGGTGCAATCATCCGAACGGCCGCTTTCTTTGGGGTCACAAAGCTGATCATTCCGGATCATCCTCAGGCGGCACTGCCGACCGAGGCGACCTATCGCGTCGCCGAAGGGGGGCTGGATCACGTCGAGGTCTTCTGTGTGGACCATCTACCTGGCTTTCTGCGAGCGATTCGCCCCTACTACTTTATTGTCGGTGCTGCGACCCGTGGTGGTTCGCCCACAAAAGGAAGAAACCAGGAACGGCCCTATGCCATCGTTTTGGGCAACGAAGAGCTTGGGCTGGATCGGGATGTGATGAGTGCCTGTCACGAGCTGACGACCATTCCCGGATCTGGATTTGTCGAATCTCTGAATGTTTCTGTCACGGCGGCGATCCTTCTTTGGGAACTGATCCGTTCGCCTGAACGCCCTGATACTCCTCGGTTTCCTAATGGACCCATCTCGGCTCGATGA
- the ribD gene encoding bifunctional diaminohydroxyphosphoribosylaminopyrimidine deaminase/5-amino-6-(5-phosphoribosylamino)uracil reductase RibD produces MSSNRPFDEQMMRRALELAGRGLGRVEPNPLVGAVVVDPQGRILGEGWHEYYGGPHAEVRALEGLGTAASGATLYVTLEPCCHFGKTPPCSQAVIAAGIRRVVTAMRDPNPRVDGGGIQELLNAGVQVETGILEHEARRLVAPFMMLMTQQRPWFLAKWAMTLDGKIATRTGHSKWISNERSRNVVHELRGRMDGILVGAGTALADDPSLTARPAGPRQAVRIVIDSAARLPLTSQLVSTASEVPVLLFATRKAAPERCEQLSEAGVEVVVVSEDSRQHCDVTAVAAELGRRRMTNVLIEGGSGIHGAFFEHQLIDELHAFISPKLVGGTQALTPIGGRGIDFVPELASLESPSVELLDGDVYIHGLLKKACP; encoded by the coding sequence ATGTCGAGCAATCGCCCCTTCGACGAACAAATGATGCGACGCGCCCTGGAACTGGCAGGTCGCGGTCTTGGTCGTGTCGAACCAAATCCACTCGTCGGGGCCGTCGTCGTTGACCCCCAGGGCAGAATTCTGGGCGAAGGCTGGCACGAATACTACGGCGGTCCGCACGCGGAAGTTCGTGCACTCGAAGGACTGGGCACAGCAGCATCAGGCGCGACTCTTTACGTCACACTCGAACCCTGTTGTCACTTCGGGAAGACCCCTCCCTGTTCACAAGCCGTCATTGCGGCGGGAATCCGACGAGTCGTCACCGCAATGCGAGATCCAAACCCCCGCGTCGATGGGGGGGGCATTCAGGAATTGCTGAACGCCGGGGTACAAGTCGAGACAGGGATTCTTGAACACGAAGCCCGCCGTCTCGTCGCTCCCTTCATGATGTTGATGACACAGCAACGCCCCTGGTTTCTCGCCAAATGGGCCATGACACTCGATGGCAAGATTGCCACCCGGACGGGCCATTCAAAATGGATTTCCAATGAACGTTCACGGAACGTCGTCCATGAGTTGCGCGGACGTATGGATGGAATTCTGGTCGGCGCCGGGACGGCCCTGGCCGATGATCCCAGCTTGACTGCGCGTCCAGCCGGCCCCCGTCAGGCTGTTCGAATCGTGATCGATTCAGCCGCGCGGTTGCCCCTGACGTCTCAACTGGTGAGCACCGCAAGCGAAGTTCCCGTCCTCCTTTTTGCCACCCGAAAGGCCGCCCCTGAGCGTTGCGAGCAATTAAGTGAGGCGGGCGTGGAAGTCGTCGTCGTTAGCGAGGACTCGCGACAGCACTGCGATGTCACAGCGGTTGCGGCTGAGTTGGGCCGACGGCGCATGACGAACGTGCTGATCGAAGGAGGAAGCGGAATCCATGGAGCGTTTTTCGAACATCAATTAATCGACGAGCTTCATGCGTTCATTTCCCCCAAGCTCGTGGGAGGCACTCAGGCACTCACTCCGATCGGGGGCCGCGGCATCGATTTCGTTCCTGAGTTGGCTTCGCTGGAGAGCCCATCGGTTGAGCTGCTGGATGGCGACGTCTACATTCATGGGTTGCTCAAAAAAGCTTGCCCGTAA
- a CDS encoding SEC-C metal-binding domain-containing protein encodes MSVDIYAPCPCGSGKKFKFCCSAISEEMDRIGRLIEGNQPRVGLQQLEALEKKVPNNPWVGTTRAMVLLDLNDPAGARDVLKQLLNAQPDNELAIALFAAAMVRMEGLSAGKRAVHRAFQKSAKKFPGLVSDLANAMAIDYAQRGQMMAAREHLALALRLTPEERRQELFVQLLELDGENGLSYPMRGSHLLPNIPGLDLEVQKEVRKAQKYAAVGCWSTAADVFTTLANDNSSRPEFWHSAGLCRAWDGDEKVAAEALHRAARQYEDLAVAVECETLAQLLDELTTQDVIEECVYQGEVGSVSRLLTELDKHPSIERVKPPTNPEGRTPAAAYVVLDTDQVPDDFSNISLEQIPHILAKVVVDDLDEKRNSPATIVIAGIRGSTIDRAKSIISAAAGDLLTWSTTSGEPEVVGRTPKEFHFLDNNWYLPKKTPLVQRQKLFNRFWDTVITEKWPQLPLRALEGHTPEQAAKDPAYKVALLGAVYALDAAGQVRGRGGLLSAAIKRLNIEPLPAIEVTPETNVGSLSVMQMHRLPIDKLSDQQLLTVVNRSMLIRHDETLYQVLKAAVARPNLTDHLDMPRIMRTLAELSSIFGQRDEAFEWIDQGRKLRVEDGKTAFQQAWTWDLAELASRLEDPTDPKLQQLLHRFVTYYGPKVPQIRPHIEQTLEAFDIPSPWSSIEILSGSGAAGSAGIWTSDQNETSQAGGKLWLPGQ; translated from the coding sequence ATGTCCGTCGATATTTATGCACCGTGTCCATGCGGAAGCGGGAAGAAATTTAAGTTTTGCTGTAGCGCCATCTCCGAAGAAATGGATCGTATTGGTCGGTTGATTGAAGGGAACCAGCCGCGAGTCGGACTTCAACAACTGGAAGCACTCGAAAAGAAGGTGCCCAACAACCCCTGGGTCGGAACGACACGGGCCATGGTCCTTCTGGACCTCAACGATCCCGCTGGCGCACGTGACGTGCTGAAGCAGCTGCTGAACGCTCAACCAGACAACGAACTGGCGATCGCTCTGTTCGCTGCGGCAATGGTTCGCATGGAAGGCTTGAGCGCCGGAAAGCGAGCTGTGCACCGTGCTTTCCAGAAAAGTGCCAAGAAATTCCCGGGACTCGTCAGCGACCTGGCCAACGCGATGGCCATCGATTACGCCCAACGTGGCCAGATGATGGCCGCTCGCGAACACCTGGCTCTGGCTCTGCGTCTGACCCCGGAAGAACGTCGGCAGGAACTGTTCGTTCAATTGCTGGAACTGGACGGCGAAAACGGCCTCAGCTATCCCATGCGAGGCTCACATTTACTCCCCAACATTCCGGGACTTGACCTCGAAGTCCAGAAGGAAGTGCGAAAGGCACAGAAGTACGCTGCCGTCGGTTGCTGGAGCACCGCGGCCGACGTATTCACGACGTTGGCGAATGACAATTCATCCCGCCCCGAATTCTGGCACTCCGCCGGTCTCTGCCGAGCCTGGGACGGTGACGAAAAAGTCGCGGCCGAGGCCCTGCATCGCGCAGCGCGACAATACGAAGACCTGGCGGTGGCCGTCGAATGCGAAACGCTTGCACAACTGCTGGACGAGCTGACGACTCAAGATGTGATTGAAGAATGCGTCTATCAGGGAGAAGTCGGTTCCGTCTCCCGTTTGCTCACCGAACTGGACAAGCACCCCAGTATCGAACGAGTGAAACCTCCGACAAATCCGGAAGGAAGAACACCCGCTGCCGCCTATGTGGTTCTGGATACGGATCAAGTCCCTGACGACTTTTCCAACATATCACTGGAACAAATCCCGCATATCCTCGCCAAAGTCGTGGTCGATGACCTTGATGAAAAGCGAAATAGCCCTGCCACGATTGTGATCGCGGGAATTCGCGGTTCCACAATCGATCGCGCCAAGTCGATCATCTCAGCTGCTGCGGGTGATCTGCTAACGTGGTCAACGACGTCGGGCGAACCCGAAGTTGTCGGAAGAACGCCCAAAGAGTTCCACTTCCTCGACAATAACTGGTATCTCCCCAAGAAGACGCCCCTCGTGCAGCGGCAGAAGCTCTTCAATCGGTTCTGGGATACGGTCATCACCGAAAAGTGGCCTCAATTGCCACTGCGTGCCCTGGAAGGCCATACCCCCGAACAAGCCGCGAAGGATCCTGCTTACAAAGTCGCGCTGCTGGGAGCCGTATACGCTCTGGACGCCGCAGGTCAGGTCCGCGGGCGTGGTGGACTTCTCTCTGCAGCAATCAAGCGACTGAACATCGAGCCCCTTCCCGCCATTGAAGTCACCCCTGAGACGAATGTCGGCAGCCTGTCCGTCATGCAGATGCACCGGCTTCCGATCGACAAGCTCAGCGATCAGCAATTGCTGACGGTCGTCAACCGATCGATGCTGATCCGGCACGATGAGACGCTTTATCAGGTCCTCAAAGCTGCGGTTGCCCGGCCGAATCTGACTGACCACCTCGACATGCCTCGAATCATGCGCACGCTGGCAGAACTCAGCTCGATCTTCGGACAGCGTGACGAAGCCTTCGAGTGGATTGATCAAGGTCGCAAGCTTCGCGTTGAGGATGGCAAAACGGCCTTCCAGCAGGCATGGACCTGGGACCTCGCGGAACTGGCTTCTCGTCTGGAAGACCCGACTGATCCGAAGTTGCAGCAACTGCTGCATCGCTTCGTGACCTACTACGGCCCGAAGGTGCCGCAGATCCGCCCCCACATCGAACAGACACTCGAAGCGTTCGATATTCCGTCCCCGTGGAGTTCGATCGAAATCCTCAGCGGAAGCGGGGCAGCCGGTTCTGCGGGTATTTGGACATCCGACCAGAACGAGACTTCTCAGGCCGGTGGAAAGCTCTGGCTGCCCGGTCAGTAA
- a CDS encoding sugar phosphate isomerase/epimerase family protein, with product MRQFRLAVGTRCFAEPLLESIKTAAELNVKGVQFDLRYELRASEITSTGRRDLLHQISEYGLTVSGAVFPLNYPLFEQDKLDVRIAAIRDAMKFAYSLNSTVLCLRVGRIPEEAESKDRQLLVEVLSDLARHSTHIGTTLAITPTNDSAETLLKLVQEIKTGLIGIDFDPAHFAMTRRPVAESLRILHEHVVHVQLRDGDSGMRGGEERAVGRGNVDWIEVFALLSEMDYRGWLTAIRTEGDDRASDIRRGLGLIRQSLLGG from the coding sequence ATGCGCCAATTTCGACTTGCTGTTGGGACACGCTGTTTTGCTGAACCGCTTCTTGAATCGATCAAGACGGCGGCTGAGTTGAATGTGAAAGGGGTACAGTTCGATCTCCGCTACGAGCTGCGAGCATCCGAAATTACGTCAACCGGACGCCGTGATCTGCTGCACCAGATCAGCGAATACGGTCTTACCGTGTCCGGGGCCGTCTTTCCCCTGAATTATCCCCTGTTTGAACAGGACAAGCTCGACGTCCGAATTGCAGCAATCCGCGATGCAATGAAATTTGCTTATTCGTTGAATTCGACTGTGCTCTGTTTGCGTGTCGGGCGAATTCCGGAAGAGGCGGAATCGAAAGATCGACAGCTTCTGGTTGAAGTGCTGAGTGATCTGGCCCGCCATTCAACTCATATTGGCACCACCCTTGCCATCACACCGACGAACGATTCGGCAGAGACCCTGCTGAAGCTGGTGCAAGAGATCAAGACGGGATTGATCGGTATCGATTTCGACCCCGCTCACTTTGCCATGACTCGTCGTCCGGTTGCAGAATCGCTGCGCATTCTGCACGAACACGTCGTTCATGTGCAGCTGCGGGACGGAGATTCCGGAATGCGCGGGGGTGAAGAACGGGCTGTCGGGCGGGGGAACGTTGACTGGATTGAAGTCTTTGCGTTGCTGAGTGAAATGGACTATCGAGGTTGGTTGACCGCCATCCGAACCGAGGGGGACGATCGCGCCTCTGACATCCGTCGCGGCCTGGGACTTATCCGACAGAGTCTGCTGGGTGGCTAA
- a CDS encoding glycine cleavage system protein R, producing the protein MSKLYIMTVVAANRTGILAALANALDELGGNLRDVSQAVIQKFFAMIMAAEFADDQDPEVIVEHIRAVCRAFGADVTLRDPEKDMGFDGATEPTPKERYVLTLAGPDRPGVLRFLAHRLALDGIDLVDLQGRLECRDKESQAKMFLAAMELSVPPGVDALQLCEELRNEFQADGITVSLQHRRVIAALAHPEPVGFNTVVSNAVVP; encoded by the coding sequence ATGTCGAAGCTTTACATCATGACGGTGGTTGCTGCAAACCGGACTGGCATACTTGCTGCCCTCGCGAACGCACTTGATGAGCTGGGCGGCAACTTGCGTGACGTCAGTCAGGCGGTCATTCAGAAATTCTTTGCCATGATCATGGCGGCAGAGTTTGCCGACGACCAGGACCCCGAGGTGATTGTTGAGCACATACGTGCGGTCTGCCGGGCGTTCGGTGCTGATGTGACTCTGCGCGATCCTGAAAAGGACATGGGTTTCGACGGAGCTACCGAGCCAACGCCAAAGGAACGCTACGTTCTCACACTTGCCGGGCCTGATCGGCCAGGTGTCCTGCGGTTTCTGGCACATCGGCTCGCCCTGGATGGAATTGATCTGGTCGATCTGCAGGGGCGGCTGGAATGTCGTGACAAAGAATCACAAGCCAAAATGTTCCTGGCAGCGATGGAACTGTCTGTACCTCCAGGTGTTGACGCGCTGCAATTATGTGAAGAGCTCCGCAATGAATTTCAGGCGGATGGTATCACTGTTTCGCTGCAGCATCGTCGAGTGATCGCCGCACTGGCACATCCAGAACCCGTTGGCTTCAACACGGTCGTTTCCAACGCGGTCGTCCCGTGA
- a CDS encoding DUF711 family protein: MDQLTGFFSALQQLRQLPLDVRTVTLGINISDCADRNFHKLCEGIYHRIISKAGRLNAVCSEVAALTGVPVLQRRLCVTPIDRVAQGFNASDFVNIAKTLDGAAANVHADRIGGYAADVQHGMTQSARQLITSLPEALTHTERLRAAVHVGSTENGVNMDAISLVAETLLQAAEATRDRNGDAAAKLAVLANDSTGHPHLTGACLGDGWGDLVVHVGVGAAAIIRHALEQRLLENPNSRLDEFASVIQTAVFQATRTAELVGREIASRLGADFGSIDVTLAPTHRPGDSVVDLLPLLGIKRVGAPGTATALSMILSAMRAGSAFASCSAGSYSRIMLSVLEDESLAAATQSGTLTFDQLCMAANSGANGLDLICLPGDTDVATLAAIISDQVSFAVLNRRPAAVRLIVVPGKEAGELVSYNRMKGSTVILPVRGAGLSHRFIEHGGRLPPIR; this comes from the coding sequence ATGGATCAATTAACAGGGTTCTTTTCAGCCCTGCAACAGTTGCGACAGTTGCCGCTGGATGTGCGCACGGTCACACTGGGTATCAATATCTCGGATTGCGCGGATCGCAATTTCCATAAGCTGTGCGAAGGGATCTATCATCGGATCATTTCAAAAGCAGGGCGGCTGAATGCCGTCTGTTCGGAAGTCGCCGCGCTGACCGGGGTTCCGGTCCTGCAGCGTCGATTGTGTGTCACCCCGATCGACCGGGTTGCGCAGGGATTTAATGCGTCAGACTTCGTCAACATCGCCAAGACACTGGATGGCGCCGCCGCCAATGTTCACGCTGATCGAATCGGGGGATATGCCGCGGATGTCCAGCACGGGATGACGCAGAGTGCCCGGCAGTTGATTACAAGCCTGCCGGAAGCACTGACCCACACCGAGCGTTTGCGTGCAGCCGTTCATGTCGGCTCGACCGAGAATGGCGTGAACATGGACGCGATCTCGCTGGTGGCCGAAACTCTGCTGCAAGCCGCAGAGGCGACGCGGGATCGTAATGGTGACGCAGCCGCAAAACTTGCGGTGCTCGCGAACGACTCGACGGGGCACCCTCATCTGACAGGAGCCTGCCTCGGCGACGGCTGGGGTGACCTGGTCGTCCATGTCGGAGTCGGGGCCGCGGCGATCATCCGTCATGCTTTGGAGCAGCGGCTGCTTGAGAATCCGAATTCCCGGCTGGATGAGTTTGCTTCGGTCATTCAGACGGCCGTGTTTCAGGCGACCCGAACGGCGGAACTCGTTGGCCGTGAGATTGCCAGCCGGCTGGGGGCGGATTTCGGCAGTATCGACGTCACATTAGCGCCCACCCACCGTCCCGGTGACAGCGTTGTCGATTTACTGCCGCTGCTGGGAATCAAACGCGTCGGTGCTCCTGGGACGGCCACAGCCCTTTCGATGATTCTCAGCGCCATGCGTGCAGGTTCGGCTTTCGCTTCCTGTTCTGCAGGGTCTTATTCCAGAATCATGCTGTCTGTCCTGGAAGACGAATCGCTGGCTGCCGCAACTCAGTCAGGAACGCTGACTTTCGACCAGTTGTGCATGGCCGCCAATTCCGGCGCCAACGGCCTGGACCTGATTTGTCTTCCGGGAGATACCGACGTTGCCACACTGGCGGCGATTATCTCGGATCAGGTCTCCTTTGCTGTGCTTAACAGGCGTCCTGCAGCGGTACGGCTAATCGTCGTTCCTGGGAAGGAAGCCGGTGAACTGGTTTCCTACAATCGAATGAAGGGAAGCACCGTGATTCTGCCGGTTCGAGGAGCGGGGCTGTCCCATCGATTCATCGAACATGGTGGGCGGTTGCCCCCGATCCGCTGA
- the queF gene encoding preQ(1) synthase, which produces MPFRDMLETFPNPYPTRDYSIETICPEFTSLCPKTGQPDFGVLTLTYVPDQLCYELKSLKLYLQQFRNHGAFYEAVTNEILDDLVAVTKPRSMTLVGAFTPRGGIRTNVTVTYQGPGNK; this is translated from the coding sequence ATGCCTTTCCGCGACATGCTCGAGACTTTCCCCAATCCCTACCCGACGCGGGACTACTCCATCGAGACGATCTGTCCCGAATTCACCTCGCTGTGTCCCAAGACCGGACAACCAGACTTCGGCGTGCTGACTTTAACGTACGTACCGGACCAGCTCTGTTACGAACTGAAGTCGCTGAAGCTCTATCTCCAGCAGTTTCGCAATCACGGGGCGTTCTATGAAGCGGTGACAAACGAGATTCTGGACGATCTGGTCGCCGTGACAAAACCTCGATCCATGACGCTGGTGGGGGCTTTCACACCCCGCGGCGGAATTCGCACCAACGTCACGGTGACCTATCAGGGTCCCGGGAACAAATAA
- a CDS encoding VOC family protein, translating to MNRRNTWFRVVCLTGVALTAFALGGFANQKGQRDSNFASQTIDLGMVVSDLDKSLKFYKDVLGFTEVPGFKVPGAFGLDTGLSNNIDLDVHVLVLGEGETATKLKLMQFKSTPGARVDNTFIHSSYGFRYLTIPVKNLNLAVENAAKGGGKPIAKCPVPLPEGFPAGLALANYRDPDGNLVELVGPWSKK from the coding sequence ATGAATCGCCGAAATACATGGTTTCGCGTCGTTTGCTTGACCGGTGTTGCTCTTACGGCCTTTGCGCTTGGGGGATTTGCCAATCAGAAGGGGCAGCGAGACTCGAACTTCGCCAGCCAGACGATTGATCTGGGGATGGTGGTCAGTGACCTCGATAAGTCGCTGAAGTTCTACAAGGATGTTCTCGGTTTCACTGAAGTCCCTGGCTTCAAGGTTCCCGGCGCGTTTGGACTCGATACTGGCCTGTCGAATAACATTGACCTGGACGTCCATGTGCTGGTGCTGGGCGAGGGGGAAACAGCGACGAAATTGAAGCTGATGCAGTTCAAGTCGACGCCAGGGGCCCGTGTGGACAACACGTTTATTCACTCGTCGTACGGTTTCCGCTACCTGACAATCCCCGTCAAGAATCTCAACCTGGCTGTGGAGAATGCCGCCAAGGGTGGCGGCAAGCCGATTGCAAAATGCCCCGTACCCCTTCCGGAAGGCTTCCCCGCAGGTTTGGCGCTGGCCAACTACCGTGATCCCGACGGGAATCTGGTCGAACTGGTCGGTCCCTGGTCTAAGAAGTAA